A stretch of Kaistella flava (ex Peng et al. 2021) DNA encodes these proteins:
- a CDS encoding efflux RND transporter permease subunit, producing the protein MLNKIIEFSIKNKLIIILMTLGLIIYGLFELRNLPIDAVPDITDNQVQIITVSPSLGAPDVERFITFPLEQINYNIQGIKEMRSFSRFGLSVITIVFKDDIDLMVARQQVAERLQQVSKDIPTNLGVPQMAPISTGLGEIYQYVVRPKKGYEHRYNPMELRTIQDWIVRRQLLGTPGVADVASFGGYLKQYEVAVNPAILKSMGVTITEVFDALQKNNQNTGGAYIEKGPSVLFIRTEGLMNQIPDIENTVVKNLADGTPILIKNIGKVQYGKAIRYGAMTYNGEGEVAGAVVMMMKGANSNEVIKDVKDRIAEIQKTLPEGVKIDAFLDRTKMVNNAISTVSKNLLEGALIVIFVLVLFLGNFRAGLLVASVIPLAMLFAIIMMNIFGVSGNLMSLGALDFGLIVDGAVIIVEAILHRFKHLTKFQDKKISQEFMDREVYTSSSTMMNSAVFGQIIILIVYLPILTLQGIEGKMFKPMAQTVIFALLGAFILSLTYIPMMSSLFLSKKINLKKNFSDKMMAKFEAFYHRTLNFVLKIPNLVFFSVVGLFLISLFVMSRLGGEFIPSLPEGDFAVDTRVLPGSNLKTSTDAVQKSSKILMKKFPEIEKIVGKTGSSEIPTDPMPIDASDMMIILKPRKEWTSAKTYNELSEKMSAELKKNLVGVTYSFQYPVAMRFNELMTGARQDVVCKIYGEDLDTLKVYAEKLGEISKKIDGAQNIYVEPISGMPQIVISYKREALSQFGLNVEDVNNIVNTAFAGQSTGSVFEGEKKFDLVVRLDGEQRKNVEDVNNLLISTPLGTEIPLSTVASVELKESVNQIQRENAQRRIIVGFNVRNRDIQSTVEDLQKVVEKYFKLPPGYSISYGGTFENLQHAKSRLMIAVPISLLLILLMLYFAFNSVKYGLLIFSAIPLSMIGGIMSLWIRGMNFSISAGVGFIALFGVAVLNGIVLIAEFNRQKLHHSDLKDVVKIGGRTRLRPVLMTALVASLGFLPMALSQGEGAEVQRPLATVVIGGLLLATFLTLYLLPLIYIWFEEHFPDRRKKIVEISAEEDGYDE; encoded by the coding sequence ATGCTTAATAAAATTATAGAATTTTCTATAAAAAATAAACTGATCATCATTTTGATGACGCTTGGTTTAATTATTTATGGACTGTTCGAACTCAGAAATCTACCGATCGATGCAGTTCCTGATATCACAGATAATCAGGTTCAGATCATCACCGTTTCACCAAGTTTGGGTGCGCCGGATGTCGAACGGTTTATTACCTTTCCTTTAGAACAGATCAATTATAATATTCAGGGAATCAAAGAAATGCGAAGTTTTTCGCGCTTTGGTTTATCTGTAATTACCATTGTGTTTAAAGACGATATCGATTTAATGGTCGCTCGTCAACAAGTTGCGGAGCGGCTTCAACAAGTTTCAAAAGATATTCCCACCAATTTAGGAGTTCCGCAAATGGCACCAATTTCTACAGGTTTAGGGGAAATTTATCAATATGTGGTTCGTCCGAAAAAAGGGTACGAACACCGATACAATCCCATGGAATTACGAACGATTCAAGATTGGATTGTCCGCCGACAATTGCTCGGAACGCCTGGAGTCGCTGATGTCGCCAGTTTTGGTGGCTATTTAAAACAATATGAAGTTGCCGTAAATCCCGCTATTTTAAAATCAATGGGCGTTACCATCACCGAAGTTTTTGATGCTTTGCAAAAGAACAATCAAAATACCGGTGGTGCTTATATTGAAAAAGGACCCAGCGTTTTGTTTATCAGAACGGAAGGTTTGATGAATCAAATTCCGGACATTGAAAACACAGTGGTTAAAAATTTGGCTGATGGAACTCCAATTCTCATTAAAAATATTGGTAAAGTTCAATACGGAAAAGCCATCCGTTATGGTGCAATGACTTACAACGGCGAAGGCGAAGTTGCCGGTGCCGTCGTGATGATGATGAAAGGAGCAAACTCCAATGAAGTCATCAAAGATGTTAAAGATAGAATCGCTGAAATTCAAAAAACACTTCCGGAAGGAGTGAAAATAGATGCGTTTCTGGACCGAACAAAAATGGTGAATAATGCCATCAGTACGGTAAGTAAAAACTTATTGGAAGGTGCTTTAATTGTAATCTTCGTCTTGGTTTTATTTCTTGGAAATTTCCGTGCGGGACTTTTGGTTGCATCCGTCATTCCTTTGGCAATGCTTTTCGCCATTATCATGATGAATATTTTCGGTGTTTCTGGAAACTTAATGAGTTTAGGCGCGTTGGATTTTGGTTTGATTGTCGATGGAGCCGTGATTATTGTCGAAGCAATTCTGCATCGGTTTAAACATTTAACAAAGTTTCAGGACAAGAAAATTTCCCAGGAATTTATGGATCGCGAAGTTTATACTTCCTCCAGTACCATGATGAATTCAGCGGTTTTCGGTCAAATTATTATCCTGATTGTATACCTGCCAATTTTAACGTTACAAGGAATTGAAGGAAAAATGTTTAAGCCAATGGCACAAACTGTAATCTTCGCTTTACTCGGTGCCTTTATCCTTTCGCTGACGTACATTCCAATGATGAGTTCTTTGTTTTTATCTAAAAAAATAAATCTAAAGAAAAACTTTTCAGATAAAATGATGGCAAAGTTTGAAGCCTTTTACCATCGAACTTTAAATTTCGTTTTAAAGATTCCGAACTTGGTTTTCTTCAGCGTTGTCGGATTATTTTTAATCTCTTTGTTTGTGATGTCAAGATTGGGTGGAGAATTTATTCCCTCGCTGCCCGAAGGAGATTTTGCTGTCGATACCCGAGTTTTACCCGGAAGTAATTTGAAAACCTCTACTGATGCGGTTCAGAAATCTTCAAAAATTTTAATGAAGAAATTCCCGGAAATCGAAAAAATTGTCGGAAAAACCGGAAGCAGTGAAATCCCAACCGATCCAATGCCGATCGATGCAAGTGACATGATGATCATTCTGAAACCTCGCAAAGAATGGACTTCTGCTAAAACTTATAATGAGTTATCGGAAAAGATGTCCGCTGAATTAAAGAAAAATCTCGTCGGCGTTACCTATTCTTTCCAATATCCAGTTGCCATGCGTTTTAACGAATTAATGACAGGAGCAAGACAAGACGTTGTTTGTAAAATTTACGGTGAAGATCTGGATACTTTAAAAGTGTATGCTGAAAAGTTAGGTGAGATTTCTAAGAAAATTGATGGCGCTCAAAATATTTACGTAGAACCAATTTCAGGAATGCCACAAATCGTGATTTCTTACAAAAGAGAAGCGCTTTCGCAGTTCGGTTTAAATGTCGAAGATGTCAATAATATTGTCAACACTGCATTTGCCGGACAATCTACAGGTTCTGTTTTCGAAGGCGAAAAGAAATTCGATCTCGTCGTTCGTTTAGATGGTGAGCAAAGAAAGAATGTTGAGGACGTCAACAATCTGTTAATTTCTACACCTTTAGGAACTGAAATTCCGTTAAGCACCGTTGCAAGTGTTGAACTCAAAGAAAGCGTCAATCAAATTCAACGTGAAAACGCACAACGCAGAATCATCGTTGGGTTCAATGTCAGAAACCGCGATATTCAGTCGACCGTAGAAGATTTACAGAAAGTCGTCGAAAAATATTTCAAACTTCCACCCGGATATTCCATTTCTTACGGCGGAACATTTGAAAACCTTCAACACGCGAAATCCCGTTTAATGATCGCAGTTCCCATCAGTTTATTGCTGATTTTATTGATGCTCTATTTCGCCTTTAATTCCGTGAAATATGGCTTGCTCATTTTCTCCGCAATTCCACTTTCAATGATTGGCGGAATTATGTCGCTCTGGATTCGCGGAATGAATTTCAGTATTTCCGCCGGTGTCGGTTTCATCGCACTTTTCGGAGTTGCCGTATTAAATGGAATCGTATTAATCGCCGAATTTAACCGTCAGAAATTGCATCATTCCGATTTAAAAGACGTCGTAAAAATCGGTGGAAGAACCAGATTACGTCCGGTTTTAATGACCGCTTTAGTCGCCTCACTCGGCTTTTTACCAATGGCTTTAAGTCAAGGCGAAGGCGCAGAAGTTCAAAGACCTTTAGCAACAGTCGTCATCGGCGGATTGCTCTTGGCCACGTTCCTCACGCTCTATTTGTTGCCCCTAATTTACATTTGGTTCGAAGAACATTTCCCAGACCGACGTAAAAAAATTGTAGAAATAAGTGCCGAAGAAGATGGTTACGATGAGTAA
- a CDS encoding TolC family protein gives MKQIIKIIITFSVVIAIQLKAQTPISLESAYEKAFKNNLNLKNGQLRIDYQDKIKKSSAVIDPLNVSGEIGQFVSAYTDTKFSVNQTFRLPGFYNSQKQVLMEEWKNSMLNLDLQKWQLKREIALIYNELNYQTEKEKLLLRADSIYTNYYKRAELRLKKGESNILEKTTAENYRSQAEIQLANLKKDREVSLYQFNYLINDETMYSNENSNFYEMNGPTQDLNYAGNPIVLKQLEQQKAIELAKLNAEKSKLLPTFNIGYNNSSMYGTGADDKFYERSARFHSGMIGVGIPLFNGAQKSLIEGQKINQLIAENNYELGSRNLKNQYATLFGEYEKLKSETDYYKSKGLKNAETIMKTANRLYYEGEINYLEWSILINQSLDIQNKLIDTQKLLNEKTIQLNNLTQQ, from the coding sequence ATGAAACAAATTATAAAAATAATTATAACATTTTCAGTAGTGATAGCAATTCAACTGAAAGCACAAACGCCGATTTCACTCGAATCGGCTTACGAAAAAGCCTTTAAAAATAATCTCAATTTAAAAAACGGACAACTTCGAATTGATTACCAAGACAAGATCAAAAAATCTTCTGCCGTAATCGATCCGCTGAACGTTTCCGGAGAAATCGGTCAATTCGTTTCCGCTTATACGGATACTAAATTTTCAGTCAATCAAACTTTCAGATTACCTGGTTTTTACAACAGTCAGAAACAGGTTTTAATGGAAGAATGGAAAAACTCCATGCTGAATTTAGATCTTCAAAAATGGCAATTGAAACGCGAGATCGCTTTGATTTACAATGAACTCAATTATCAGACGGAAAAAGAAAAATTGCTATTGAGAGCCGATTCCATTTATACCAATTATTACAAACGCGCTGAACTCAGATTGAAAAAAGGAGAAAGTAATATTCTGGAAAAAACCACGGCAGAAAATTACAGAAGTCAGGCTGAAATTCAGTTGGCAAATCTGAAGAAAGACCGTGAAGTTTCCCTTTATCAGTTCAATTATCTGATCAATGATGAAACAATGTATTCAAACGAAAATTCAAATTTCTATGAAATGAATGGTCCGACTCAAGATCTGAATTATGCTGGAAATCCCATAGTTTTAAAGCAACTGGAACAGCAGAAAGCGATAGAACTGGCCAAATTAAATGCAGAAAAATCCAAACTTTTGCCGACCTTTAATATTGGGTATAATAATTCCAGCATGTACGGAACTGGCGCAGATGACAAGTTTTATGAAAGATCAGCTCGTTTTCATTCCGGAATGATTGGCGTTGGAATTCCACTTTTTAATGGAGCGCAGAAATCATTGATTGAAGGACAGAAAATCAACCAACTCATCGCGGAAAACAATTATGAACTCGGTTCCAGAAATTTAAAAAATCAATACGCAACACTTTTCGGTGAATATGAAAAACTAAAAAGTGAAACAGATTATTACAAATCCAAAGGTTTAAAAAATGCAGAAACGATTATGAAAACCGCAAACCGATTGTATTATGAAGGTGAAATCAATTATCTGGAATGGTCCATTTTGATCAACCAAAGTTTAGATATTCAAAACAAACTCATCGACACCCAAAAATTGCTGAATGAGAAAACAATTCAGTTAAATAATTTAACGCAACAATAA
- a CDS encoding cytochrome b/b6 domain-containing protein: MKTYTVLHRVLHWIFALGILVLFTTGFLRIVWMSKAVISAAVNKNAQIQSLNLDKQSLRTIVHSIQDPMFQWHVYAAYVITFAFIARIIYMIVKGIRFPNPFLKTTSAKEKFQGFIYVGFYVLIAVQIITGSVLKFEIGSESFADLAETTHKLAVYWMPIFVILHFGGIAISENTNRKGITSKMIGGES, translated from the coding sequence ATGAAAACATATACCGTCCTTCACCGCGTCCTTCACTGGATTTTTGCACTGGGAATCCTGGTTTTATTTACCACCGGATTTCTCCGAATTGTGTGGATGAGCAAAGCCGTAATTTCTGCAGCCGTTAATAAAAATGCACAAATTCAAAGTTTAAATCTGGATAAACAAAGTCTTCGAACCATCGTTCATTCCATTCAGGATCCTATGTTTCAATGGCATGTTTACGCTGCTTACGTCATTACTTTTGCCTTTATCGCCAGAATTATTTATATGATTGTAAAGGGAATTAGATTTCCGAATCCTTTTCTAAAAACAACGTCTGCTAAAGAGAAATTTCAAGGTTTTATCTACGTCGGATTTTACGTGTTAATAGCCGTTCAAATAATTACGGGAAGTGTTCTAAAATTTGAGATCGGCTCAGAATCTTTTGCTGATTTAGCAGAAACGACGCATAAACTCGCGGTTTACTGGATGCCGATTTTCGTTATTTTACACTTCGGCGGAATTGCCATTTCTGAAAATACAAATCGAAAAGGAATCACCTCAAAAATGATCGGTGGTGAATCTTAA
- a CDS encoding efflux RND transporter periplasmic adaptor subunit, with protein MKKVLIIFLSLMIFSCSKEEVVPEEIGTVVGDQVSLTDLQIKNSGIETSTLNNLDIAHKIMLTGQVDVPPQGMASVSAPSGGYVRVSRFMPGNYVSKGQTLATLENPELVQLQQDYLLAKSNLQYAQQDYSRQKDLNENKASSDKVTQKAFNESQNQNIMMKGMAQKLTAMGINPGSLNANNIRRTFAVTSPISGYISTVNVNIGQYVSPMDKMFDIVNTGDLHLALKVFEKDLSKIKVGQKVFAYTNQNPTKKYEARVFIIGKDFSADRSVLVHCHFVDNSLALLPGTFMNAEMEADSEDGIVIPDDAIVTWEEKQYIFEEVKPKTYKMFPVEIGNAENGFTELLNFKEENKSKKFVTKGAYQLLMALKNVEE; from the coding sequence ATGAAAAAAGTACTTATAATATTTTTAAGCCTCATGATTTTTTCCTGCTCCAAAGAAGAAGTGGTTCCGGAAGAAATCGGCACCGTCGTTGGAGATCAGGTTTCTTTAACCGATCTGCAAATCAAAAATTCGGGCATTGAAACCAGCACTTTAAACAACCTCGATATCGCTCATAAAATTATGCTCACCGGGCAGGTTGACGTTCCACCGCAAGGAATGGCAAGTGTTTCGGCGCCAAGCGGAGGTTACGTGCGAGTTTCGAGATTTATGCCGGGAAATTATGTTTCTAAAGGACAGACTTTAGCCACTTTAGAAAATCCAGAATTGGTGCAGTTGCAGCAGGATTATCTGTTGGCAAAATCGAATTTACAATACGCCCAACAGGATTATTCGCGCCAAAAAGATTTGAATGAAAACAAAGCCAGTTCTGATAAGGTGACTCAAAAAGCCTTTAATGAAAGCCAGAATCAAAATATAATGATGAAAGGAATGGCGCAAAAATTAACCGCGATGGGAATTAATCCAGGCTCTTTAAATGCGAATAATATCCGCCGAACTTTTGCCGTAACATCTCCAATTTCCGGTTATATTTCTACGGTAAACGTGAATATCGGACAATATGTTTCGCCCATGGATAAAATGTTTGATATCGTCAATACTGGTGATTTACATTTGGCTTTAAAGGTTTTTGAAAAGGATTTAAGTAAGATTAAAGTTGGTCAGAAAGTTTTCGCTTATACCAATCAAAATCCTACCAAAAAATATGAAGCCCGCGTTTTTATTATTGGAAAAGATTTCTCCGCGGACCGAAGTGTTTTGGTACATTGTCATTTTGTTGATAACAGTTTGGCTTTACTTCCGGGAACTTTTATGAACGCCGAAATGGAAGCCGATTCTGAAGATGGAATTGTAATACCCGATGACGCCATCGTAACCTGGGAAGAAAAACAATATATTTTTGAAGAAGTTAAACCCAAAACCTACAAGATGTTTCCCGTAGAAATCGGAAATGCTGAAAATGGATTTACGGAACTTTTAAATTTTAAAGAAGAAAATAAAAGTAAAAAATTCGTAACCAAAGGCGCTTATCAATTATTAATGGCGCTGAAAAATGTAGAAGAATAA
- a CDS encoding anthranilate synthase component I family protein, with protein sequence MEFNQTVNIKTTIKSVMSDLFTPVGIYLRLRDKFRDTILLESAGNQNTDNNFSFIAINAVAGIEIRNFHEAEIKFPVGNPHKIALEKEKLSELLNDFTKCFVCEEPSKEIGKSAQGFFGYTSYDAIPFFENIQFKELSDENKIPLLRYRLYQYVIAINHYNDEMFIIENKIDGLKSNTIEIENLINQKNAPIFPFKITDYETSNLKDEEYRELVETAKKHCFRGDVFQLVLSRRFEQKFNGDEFNVYRALRHINPSPYLFYFDYGDFKLMGSSPESQLIIKDGKAIIHPIAGTFKRTGEVQKDLEAAEELKKDAKENAEHTMLVDLARNDLSICGKNTTVTKLKEVQFFSHVIHLVSEVTADVEENQNPYEMIATTFPQGTLSGAPKYKAMELIDSYEKTSRSFYGGCIGFVGFDGSCNQAIMIRTFLSKNNTLYYQAGAGIVAKSTAENELQEVNNKLNALKMAVKKATSI encoded by the coding sequence ATGGAATTTAATCAAACTGTTAACATAAAAACAACCATCAAATCGGTGATGAGCGATCTATTCACGCCCGTCGGAATTTATCTGCGACTTCGTGATAAATTTCGCGATACCATTTTGTTGGAAAGTGCCGGAAATCAAAATACCGATAACAACTTTTCTTTTATCGCCATCAATGCCGTTGCCGGAATTGAAATCCGAAATTTTCATGAAGCAGAAATAAAATTTCCAGTTGGTAATCCACATAAGATCGCTTTAGAAAAAGAGAAGTTGAGTGAATTATTAAATGATTTCACCAAATGTTTTGTTTGTGAAGAACCATCTAAAGAAATTGGTAAATCGGCACAAGGATTTTTTGGTTACACGAGTTACGATGCGATTCCGTTTTTTGAAAACATTCAATTTAAAGAACTTTCAGACGAAAATAAAATTCCATTATTACGATATCGTCTTTATCAGTATGTGATTGCGATTAATCATTACAACGATGAGATGTTCATCATCGAAAATAAAATCGATGGACTGAAATCAAATACGATCGAAATTGAAAACTTGATCAACCAGAAAAATGCTCCTATTTTTCCGTTCAAAATCACCGATTATGAAACTTCAAATTTGAAAGATGAAGAATATCGAGAATTGGTAGAAACCGCAAAGAAACACTGTTTCCGTGGCGATGTTTTCCAATTGGTTTTGAGCCGAAGGTTTGAGCAAAAATTTAATGGTGATGAATTCAATGTTTACCGTGCTTTGCGACATATTAATCCTTCTCCTTATTTATTTTATTTCGATTACGGAGATTTCAAATTAATGGGCTCCAGTCCAGAAAGTCAACTGATCATAAAAGACGGAAAAGCTATTATTCATCCGATTGCGGGAACTTTTAAAAGAACTGGTGAAGTTCAGAAAGATTTAGAAGCAGCAGAAGAATTGAAAAAAGATGCGAAAGAAAATGCAGAACATACGATGCTTGTCGATTTAGCGCGAAATGATTTAAGCATTTGCGGTAAAAATACGACGGTTACGAAGTTGAAAGAAGTTCAGTTTTTTTCTCACGTCATTCACTTGGTAAGCGAGGTTACCGCCGATGTTGAAGAAAATCAAAATCCTTATGAAATGATCGCTACTACTTTTCCTCAGGGAACTTTGAGTGGCGCCCCAAAATATAAAGCGATGGAATTGATCGATTCTTATGAGAAAACTTCGCGTTCCTTTTACGGCGGTTGTATCGGGTTTGTCGGTTTCGATGGAAGTTGCAATCAGGCGATTATGATCCGAACTTTTTTAAGTAAAAATAACACGCTTTATTATCAAGCCGGTGCTGGAATCGTT